Sequence from the Fusobacterium periodonticum 1_1_41FAA genome:
AATAAAAAGCTGGATAATAAGCCTTCAAATAAGCTGTCCAATATGAAATCATAGCATAGGCTACAGAGTGGGATTTATTGAAACCATAACCTGCAAACTTATCTATTAATTCAAATATTTCATCTGCTTTCTCTTCTGTATAATTATTCTCAACTGCCCTCTGAATAAACTTCTCTCTATTTTCTCTCATTATAGCAAAGTTCTTTTTCCCCATAGCCCGTCTTAATAAATCTGCTTCTCCAAGACTATAGTTTGCCATGTAACTTGCTATTTTCATAACCTGTTCTTGATAGAGAATTACTCCATAAGTTTCTTTTAAGATTATCTCCAAATTCTTATGTGGATATTCTATTTTCTCCTTACCATTTTTTCTATTGATAAAATCATCAACCATTCCTGACTGTAAAGGTCCTGGTCTATATAGAGCCAATAGTGCCACTATATCCTCTAGCTTATTAGGTTTTAATCTCTTCATTATTTTTCTAATTCCTGTTGACTCTAACTGAAAAACTCCTGTTGAATCTCCTTGTGATAACATTTCAAAAACCTTTTTATCATCAAGTGGAATTTTATATAGTTCTATATCTATATTCTTATATTTTTTGATATAGTCTATTGTTCTTTGTATATTTGAAAGATTTTTTAAACCTAGGAAATCTATTTTTAAAAGTCCTAGATCCTCAAGTTCTTTCATTTGATATTGAGTTGCAATAACTCCTTCTTTTTCATCTAAGTAAATAGGAACTGTTCTATCTAAGTCTTCCTTAGTTATAAGAATACCTGCTGCATGGGTAGATACATGTCTTATCTTATTTTCAATTCTTATTGATAGATCTATTACCTTTTGTAATTCAATATCTGTTGTATATAGTTTTGCAACTTCCACATTTTCTTTTAAAGTTTTTTCTAAAGTTTGAAAAGAAGAAACTAATTTACTCAACCTATCTATTTTTTTCAAATCAATATCTAAAACTCTACCTATATCTCTTATTGCTGCCCTTGCTTTCATTCTACCAAAGGTTATGATATGTGCAACTCTTTCCCTTCCATATTTATGCACAACATAGTCTATAAGCTCATCACGCCTTTCACGACAGATGTCTATGTCTATATCGGGCATAGATATTCTTTCAGGATTTAAAAATCTTTCAAAAAGTAAGTTATACCTTATAGGATCTATCATAGTTATTCCTAGACAGTAGGCAACTAAACTTCCTGCTGCTGAACCTCTTCCCGGCCCAACGGGTATGCCATTTCTCTTAGCATAAGCTATAAAGTCCCAAACTACTATAAAGTATCCTGAATATCCCATTTTTATAATAACTGAGAGTTCATATTCAAGTCTTTCTAAGATATCTTTAGTCAGATTTTCTTTATATATTTTTTTTATATTTTCATAACATATAGATTTTAAATATTCATCCATTCCTGAATATTGATTAGGAACTTCATAATATGGGAATTGTAAATTTCCAAATTTTATTTCTAAATTACATAAACTTGCTATATAGTTTGTGTTTTCTATAGCTTTATGAAATCTTTCATCTAGGCTTCTTTGCATTTCTTCTTTTGATTTTAAATACAATTCTTTTGAGACAGCTCTTTTTCTATTTTTATCTTTTAGCTTCCAACCTGACTGTATACAAATTACTATGTCTTGTAATTCATAGCCATCTCTATCAACATAGTGAACATTATTGGTTGCCACTAATTCTATATTTTTTAACTTTGCTATCTCATAGAATTTATCATTGATTACTTTAGTTTCAAGAAGTTCATTAGCCTGTATCTCTAAATAGAAATTCTCTTTTGAAAATATTTCTATATATTCATCAACTATTTTATCTAGCTTCTCACTAGGAAAATTCATTAAAATAGCCTTCCCTATTTCTCCCTTCATAGAAGAAGAAAGTGCTATCAAGCCCTTGCTATGTTCTTTTAATATCTCTTTACTTATTCTTAATTCTCTATTATCTTTTTTCTTATATAGTTCAGAGGCTAATTTTACTAAATTTTTATAGCCTTCATAATCTTTAGCAAGCAAAGTCAAGGTAAAAATATTTTGCTCTTCTTTTTCGTAAAGTGGAAGTTCTAAACCAATAATTGGTTTGATTCCCATCTTCTTAGCCTTTTCATAGAATTCAATAGCACAGAACATATTGGCATAGTCTGTTACTGCCAAAGAGTTCATACCTAATTCTTTTGCTCTTGTTAAAAAGCTATCTATGCTATTTACACCTTCTAAAAGGCTATATTCAGTATGCAAATTCAAATGAACAAAATTATTCTCCATAGGCTCCCCCTATTCAACTATATAATATCCATATTCAGAAAAAATCTTTA
This genomic interval carries:
- the dnaE gene encoding DNA polymerase III subunit alpha gives rise to the protein MENNFVHLNLHTEYSLLEGVNSIDSFLTRAKELGMNSLAVTDYANMFCAIEFYEKAKKMGIKPIIGLELPLYEKEEQNIFTLTLLAKDYEGYKNLVKLASELYKKKDNRELRISKEILKEHSKGLIALSSSMKGEIGKAILMNFPSEKLDKIVDEYIEIFSKENFYLEIQANELLETKVINDKFYEIAKLKNIELVATNNVHYVDRDGYELQDIVICIQSGWKLKDKNRKRAVSKELYLKSKEEMQRSLDERFHKAIENTNYIASLCNLEIKFGNLQFPYYEVPNQYSGMDEYLKSICYENIKKIYKENLTKDILERLEYELSVIIKMGYSGYFIVVWDFIAYAKRNGIPVGPGRGSAAGSLVAYCLGITMIDPIRYNLLFERFLNPERISMPDIDIDICRERRDELIDYVVHKYGRERVAHIITFGRMKARAAIRDIGRVLDIDLKKIDRLSKLVSSFQTLEKTLKENVEVAKLYTTDIELQKVIDLSIRIENKIRHVSTHAAGILITKEDLDRTVPIYLDEKEGVIATQYQMKELEDLGLLKIDFLGLKNLSNIQRTIDYIKKYKNIDIELYKIPLDDKKVFEMLSQGDSTGVFQLESTGIRKIMKRLKPNKLEDIVALLALYRPGPLQSGMVDDFINRKNGKEKIEYPHKNLEIILKETYGVILYQEQVMKIASYMANYSLGEADLLRRAMGKKNFAIMRENREKFIQRAVENNYTEEKADEIFELIDKFAGYGFNKSHSVAYAMISYWTAYLKAYYPAFYFAAIMTSEISETGDIAYYFNDAKEHKIRIYPPNVNTPSAYFEIKNDGISYSLAAIKNLGLNLAKKIVEDYEKNGVYSKLDEFLIRNKKNGINKRALEALILSGALDELEGNRKEKFLSIDKVLDYVSKASKTDEIQQMNLFGEASKTINKFTLTSCEDFNLDEKLTKEKEFLGFYLSSHPLDKYKDIITTFSINKLSEIDAEESKVLKTFGTITGLKKIITKKEEQMALFSILCYDRAISCIAFPKTYDKYLEEIIEKRTVYIEGKIQIDDYKGEKTTKLLVEKIISLDKLYDYPAKKLFILIEEEDRYKYSRLRELITSNKGNTDFVFAIKNKNEKRTQNTGMKVKLNREFFEQLVDLMGLEKIRIQI